A region of Pristis pectinata isolate sPriPec2 chromosome 24, sPriPec2.1.pri, whole genome shotgun sequence DNA encodes the following proteins:
- the pnhd gene encoding LOW QUALITY PROTEIN: uncharacterized protein pnhd (The sequence of the model RefSeq protein was modified relative to this genomic sequence to represent the inferred CDS: substituted 1 base at 1 genomic stop codon), producing MSQDTLRLSHREFISIMVEIQAKSGVQSGSEREGDPSSCTLHWRTQRPDVSAGVLTDHWSFGLKERHCCRRQPHFVFIGKDISHSPISVDIGKCGSQCGSSRRSANYSSEFFGFPKHLSVLEQLQTHKKQDSGQMLGDAGMLKSSLCPPDAVCQPVQLRVERFLLLDGIRELEVVETCQCNENPAGCVRSTLLKTYLPDSPLEVTVDVGRCSNPAIPGGLGCVPTKFESVVLENPNGLQLIQTVELCEVRENXYRLPHVEYYYAITINSRGEKEEGLKEVDVGRCLGVCTAGSGCLQRDSHNKDQCVAWEDGSSSGCSPHEYEMHTIMSRHGKVRNIYAIKSCECHRTNS from the exons ATGTCGCAGGATACCCTCAGACTCTCCCACCGAGAATTTATCAGCATTATGGTGGAGATCCAGGCTAAGTCTGGAGTGCAGAGTGGCTCTGAGAGAGAAGGAGACCCCTCGTCCTGCACACTGCACTGGCGTACACAGAGGCCGGATGTCA gtgctggagttcTGACTGACCACTGGAGCTTTGGGCTTAAAGAGAGGCACTGCTGCAGGAGACAACCTCATTTTGTCTTCATAGGAAAAG ATATCTCCCACAGTCCGATCAGTGTGGACATTGGAAAATGTGGTTCCCAGTGTGGTAGCAGCCGGCGATCAGCAAATTACAGTTCTGAATTTTTTGGATTTCCCAAACATCTCTCAGTGCTGGAACAACTTCAAACTCACAAG AAGCAAGACTCAGGGCAAATGCTGGGAGATGCCGGGATGCTGAAGAGCTCGTTGTGTCCGCCTGATGCTGTGTGCCAGCCAGTTCAGCTGAGGGTCGAGCGATTTTTGCTGCTTGATGGAATCCGAGAGCTGGAGGTGGTTGAGACATGCCAGTGCAACGAGAACCCTGCAGGATGTGTTCGATCAACCCTTCTGAAAACATACTTGCCTGACAGTCCATTGGAGGTCACTGTGGACGTGGGCAGATGCTCTAACCCAGCTATTCCAG GTGGTTTGGGATGTGTACCCACCAAATTTGAATCAGTTGTGCTGGAGAACCCAAATGGATTGCAGCTTATTCAGACTGTGGAATTGTGTGAGGTGCGGGAGAACTGATACAGACTGCCCCATGTGGAGTATTACTATGCGATCACCATTAACTCCAGGGGTGAGAAGGAAGAGGGGCTCAAG GAAGTCGATGTTGGCAGATGTTTGGGAGTGTGTACTGCAGGAAGCGGCTGCCTCCAGAG GGACAGTCATAATAAAGACCAGTGCGTGGCTTGGGAAGACGGCTCATCCAGTGGCTGCTCCCCTCACGAATATGAAATGCACACAATCATGAGCAGACATGGAAAGGTCAGGAACATCTACGCCATCAAATCCTGCGAATGCCACAGGACAAATTCATAA